From the genome of Diceros bicornis minor isolate mBicDic1 unplaced genomic scaffold, mDicBic1.mat.cur scaffold_67_ctg1, whole genome shotgun sequence, one region includes:
- the ZBTB7A gene encoding LOW QUALITY PROTEIN: zinc finger and BTB domain-containing protein 7A (The sequence of the model RefSeq protein was modified relative to this genomic sequence to represent the inferred CDS: deleted 2 bases in 2 codons): protein MKDARVSARKMAGGVDGPIGIPFPDHSSDILSGLNEQRTQGLLCDVVILVEGREFPTHRSVLAACSQYFKKLFTSGAVVDQQNVYEIDFVSAEALTALMDFAYTATLTVSTANVGDILSAARLLEIPAVSHVCADLLDRQILAADAGADAGQLDLVDQIDQRNLLRAKEYLEFFQSNPMNSLPPAAAAAAASFPWSAFGASDDDLEATKEAVAAAVAAVAAGDCNGLDFYGPGPPTERPPAGDGDEGDSNPGLWPERDEDAPTGGLFPPPGAPPATATQNGHYSRGGEEEAASLSEAAPEPGDSPGFLSGAAEGEDGDGADADGLAASTLLQQMMSSVGRAGAAAAGDSDEESRADDKGVVDYYLKYFSGAHDGDVYPAWSQKVEKKIRAKAFQKCPICEKVIQGAGKLPRHIRTHTGEKPYECSICKVRFTRQDKLKVHMRKHTGEKPYLCQQCGAAFAHNYDLKNHMRVHTGLRPYQCESCCKTFVRSDHLHRHLKKDGCNGVPSRRGRKPRVRAGPLGAPTPPRAPPAPPGAPAAPGSPDGRRDREKHFKDEEEEEDAASPEGAGAGGAGGAGGAGDGAPADGSLAAGLA, encoded by the exons GTCTCGGCGCGGAAGATGGCCGGCGGCGTGGACGGCCCCATCGGGATCCCGTTCCCCGACCACAGCAGCGACATCCTGAGTGGCCTCAACGAGCAGCGGACGCAGGGCCTGCTGTGTGACGTGGTGATCCTGGTGGAGGGCCGCGAGTTCCCCACGCACCGCTCGGTGCTGGCGGCCTGCAGTCAGTACTTCAAGAAGCTCTTCACGTCGGGGGCCGTGGTGGACCAGCAGAACGTGTACGAGATCGACTTCGTGAGTGCCGAGGCCCTCACGGCGCTCATGGACTTCGCCTACACGGCCACGCTCACCGTCAGCACGGCCAACGTGGGCGACATCCTCAGCGCCGCCCGCCTGCTGGAGATCCCCGCCGTGAGCCACGTGTGCGCCGACCTGCTGGACCGGCAGATCCTGGCGGCCGACGCGGGCGCCGACGCCGGGCAGCTGGACCTCGTAGACCAAATCGATCAGCGCAACCTCCTCCGGGCCAAGGAGTACCTCGAGTTCTTCCAGAGCAACCCCATGAACAGTCTGCCCCCCGcggctgctgccgccgccgcctcctTCCCGTGGTCCGCCTTCGGGGCCTCTGATGATGACCTGGAGGCCACCAAGGAGGCCGTGGCTGCTGCCGTGGCCGCCGTCGCCGCTGGCGACTGCAACGGCTTGGACTTCTACGGGCCAGGCCCCCCGACAGAGCGGCCCCCGGCCGGGGACGGGGACGAG GGTGACAGCAACCCGGGGCTGTGGCCGGAGCGGGACGAGGACGCCCCCACCGGTGGCCTCTTCCCGCCGCCCGGGGCCCCGCCAGCCACGGCCACGCAGAACGGCCACTACAGCcggggcggggaggaggaggcGGCCTCGCTGTCGGAGGCGGCCCCCGAGCCGGGTGACTCCCCGGGCTTCCTGTCGGGCGCGGCGGAGGGCGAGGACGGGGACGGGGCCGACGCCGACGGACTGGCGGCCAGCACGCTGTTGCAGCAAATGATGTCGTCGGTGGGCCGGGCAGGGGCGGCAGCGGCGGGCGACAGCGACGAGGAGTCGCGGGCAGACGACAAGGGGGTCGTGGACTACTACCTGAAGTACTTCAGTGGCGCCCACGACGGCGACGTCTACCCGGCCTGGTCGCAGAAGGTAGAGAAGAAGATCCGGGCCAAGGCCTTCCAGAAGTGCCCCATCTGCGAGAAGGTCATCCAGGGCGCCGGCAAGCTGCCGCGGCACATCCGGACCCACACAGGCGAGAAGCCCTACGAGTGCAGCATCTGCAAGGTCCGATTCACCAG gCAGGACAAGCTGAAGGTGCACATGCGGAAGCACACGGGCGAGAAGCCGTACCTGTGCCAGCAGTGCGGCGCGGCCTTCGCGCACAACTACGACCTGAAGAACCACATGCGCGTGCACACGGGGCTGCGGCCCTACCAGTGCGAGAGCTGCTGCAAGACCTTCGTGCGCTCCGACCACCTGCACCGGCACCTCAAGAAGGACGGCTGCAACGGGGTGCCCTCGCGCCGCGGCCGCAAGCCGCGCGTCCGCGCCGGGCCGCTG GGGGCCCCGACGCCCCCGCGGGCGCCCCCCGCGCCCCCCGGCGCCCCCGCCGCGCCCGGCTCCCCCGACGGCCGGCGCGACCGGGAGAAGCACTTTaaggacgaggaggaggaggaggacgcgGCCAGCCCCgagggcgcgggcgcgggcggcgCGGGGGGCGCGGGGGGCGCGGGCGACGGGGCCCCCGCCGACGGCAGCTTGGCGGCCGGACTCGCCTGA